A genomic stretch from Natronomonas gomsonensis includes:
- the purE gene encoding 5-(carboxyamino)imidazole ribonucleotide mutase — protein sequence MTRSTEVQEVIDLLEAEAEADRSDEETPDVGIIMGSDSDLDTMYGAYEALTELGFEEVTDYDDPPESRFTFETFVVSAHRTPELMYVYGETAKERGLDVIIAGAGGKSADLPNMTASIAYPIPVVGVPVQEKSVDSVIGMPTGAPIVAVDAGKSFNAALSAVQTLSRAHPELEDRLEAYHDDLQDGVGEVSLALHRDGTEMFRANRQ from the coding sequence ATGACACGCTCTACGGAGGTTCAGGAAGTCATCGACCTGCTGGAGGCCGAAGCCGAGGCCGACCGCTCCGACGAGGAGACGCCCGACGTGGGCATCATCATGGGGTCGGATTCGGACCTCGACACCATGTACGGGGCCTACGAGGCCCTAACGGAACTCGGCTTCGAGGAAGTGACCGACTACGACGACCCGCCGGAATCGCGGTTCACCTTCGAGACGTTCGTCGTCTCCGCTCATCGGACGCCCGAACTGATGTACGTCTACGGCGAGACGGCCAAGGAGCGCGGACTCGATGTCATCATCGCCGGTGCGGGCGGGAAGTCCGCCGACCTCCCGAACATGACCGCCTCCATCGCCTACCCGATTCCGGTCGTCGGCGTCCCGGTCCAAGAGAAGTCCGTCGACTCGGTCATCGGGATGCCGACGGGCGCCCCAATCGTCGCTGTCGATGCGGGCAAGTCCTTCAACGCGGCGCTGTCGGCAGTCCAGACGCTCTCGCGTGCACACCCCGAACTCGAAGACCGACTGGAAGCGTATCACGACGACCTCCAAGACGGTGTCGGAGAGGTGTCTTTGGCGCTCCATCGCGACGGAACCGAGATGTTCCGCGCAAATCGACAGTGA
- a CDS encoding NADH-quinone oxidoreductase subunit A — translation MSNPWIAVGALALVGVAIPLSMIGISSLLRPSVPEQGKRATYESGEIPTGDTRIRFNIQYYLVALLFVVFDIETVLIFPWALIYSDAVAEFGLTPVLGPMLVFLAILVIGLGWAWRNGAVRWVKSGRAEIKSEL, via the coding sequence ATGAGCAATCCATGGATCGCCGTCGGGGCGCTGGCGTTGGTGGGAGTCGCGATACCCCTCTCGATGATCGGGATATCGAGTCTCCTCCGGCCGAGCGTGCCCGAACAAGGTAAACGCGCCACCTACGAATCCGGCGAGATTCCGACGGGCGATACGCGCATTCGGTTCAACATCCAGTACTACCTGGTCGCGCTGCTGTTCGTCGTCTTCGACATCGAGACGGTGCTCATCTTCCCGTGGGCACTGATTTACAGCGACGCAGTAGCCGAGTTCGGACTGACTCCGGTGTTGGGCCCGATGCTCGTCTTCCTCGCGATTCTCGTTATCGGACTCGGGTGGGCGTGGCGCAACGGTGCCGTTCGCTGGGTCAAGAGCGGACGTGCGGAAATCAAGAGTGAACTATGA
- a CDS encoding S8 family peptidase, with the protein MHRRRRFLKGAGIVGAAGIVGVGSVAATTATRIDDTLDLTGGIQDGIAVLDAEAAVEGIADAITGLDVDAESRAFEVLPLVYFRAPGLVIEAVAELDGVRYVAANRELEYYNDDAADVTDVDAARSSRNVDGSGTHVAVIDSGIDALHPDLTVENNYQWVGNPLGSPTLWVPAHDLDTDELGHGTHCSGTVAGRGDTDSGMAPGASLTGYSTGAAVSVLKSAAAFDHLLANHAAAVDVVSNSYGAASGADFDPNAPLNVATETATFEENIVCVFAAGNDGPSSNTLNDYAKAPWVLGVAATNDDKALMDFSSRGRPGGKHDRSAALEDETGIYRPGVAAPGNQINSTMSPTDILQATSPDTDPFYAAISGTSMACPVVSGVAALMLEAASGTPDALEVIKTIEATADDIGFDPYETGRGFVDADAAVDRAAAGDWA; encoded by the coding sequence ATGCATCGCAGACGGAGGTTTCTGAAAGGCGCTGGAATCGTCGGGGCGGCCGGCATCGTCGGGGTCGGCAGCGTGGCGGCGACGACCGCGACTCGAATCGACGACACCCTCGACCTCACCGGCGGGATACAGGACGGGATTGCCGTACTTGACGCCGAGGCGGCGGTCGAGGGAATCGCCGACGCAATAACTGGCCTCGATGTCGACGCCGAGAGTCGAGCGTTCGAGGTGCTGCCGCTCGTGTACTTCCGAGCGCCGGGACTCGTCATCGAGGCGGTCGCCGAACTCGACGGCGTTCGCTACGTCGCCGCCAACCGCGAGTTGGAGTATTACAACGACGACGCCGCGGACGTGACCGACGTGGACGCCGCGCGGTCGAGTCGGAACGTCGACGGGTCTGGAACTCACGTCGCCGTCATCGACAGCGGTATCGACGCTCTCCACCCCGATTTGACCGTCGAGAACAACTACCAGTGGGTAGGCAATCCCCTCGGGTCGCCGACGCTGTGGGTGCCGGCCCACGACCTCGACACCGACGAACTCGGCCACGGGACGCACTGCTCGGGAACCGTCGCCGGACGGGGCGACACCGACAGTGGGATGGCCCCCGGTGCGTCGCTGACGGGCTATTCGACCGGCGCGGCCGTCTCCGTGTTGAAGTCGGCCGCGGCCTTCGACCACCTGCTCGCGAATCACGCCGCCGCCGTCGACGTGGTCTCGAACTCCTACGGTGCGGCCTCGGGCGCTGATTTCGACCCGAATGCGCCGCTGAACGTCGCCACCGAGACAGCGACGTTCGAAGAGAATATCGTCTGTGTCTTCGCCGCCGGCAACGACGGCCCGAGTTCGAACACGCTGAACGACTACGCGAAGGCGCCGTGGGTGCTCGGCGTCGCCGCGACGAACGACGACAAGGCGCTGATGGACTTCTCTTCGCGCGGGCGACCCGGCGGAAAACACGACCGCTCGGCCGCTCTCGAGGACGAGACGGGCATCTACCGCCCCGGCGTCGCCGCCCCCGGCAACCAAATCAACAGCACGATGTCGCCGACCGACATCCTGCAGGCGACTTCGCCCGACACCGACCCGTTCTACGCCGCGATTTCGGGCACGTCGATGGCGTGTCCGGTCGTCTCCGGCGTCGCCGCGCTCATGCTGGAGGCCGCAAGCGGCACGCCCGACGCTCTCGAAGTCATCAAAACCATCGAGGCCACCGCCGACGACATCGGCTTCGACCCCTACGAGACCGGCCGCGGGTTCGTCGACGCCGACGCCGCCGTCGACCGCGCCGCCGCCGGCGACTGGGCCTGA
- a CDS encoding NADH-quinone oxidoreductase subunit B produces the protein MSSEQEIHDTVSTQEARMGDGVDNRFNSKLREAFGSSPFILTKFDKFMNWVRGSSMFMLQFGIACCSIEMIHTYAIKHDLDRFGAGVPRASPRQADVIIVPGTIVSKFAPRMKRVYDQMPEPKFVVGMGSCTISGGPFQEGYNVIKGAEEVIPVDIHVPGCPPRPEALIYGIAKLQERVANGETSPVTVKPYELEQFGDLERDELVQHLADEIDEEDLVMRYNWANSP, from the coding sequence ATGAGTAGCGAACAGGAAATCCACGACACAGTCTCGACGCAGGAAGCCCGGATGGGCGACGGCGTCGACAACCGGTTCAATTCGAAACTTCGGGAGGCCTTCGGCTCCTCGCCGTTCATCCTCACCAAGTTCGACAAGTTCATGAACTGGGTCCGGGGGTCGTCGATGTTCATGCTGCAGTTCGGTATTGCGTGCTGCAGCATCGAGATGATTCACACCTACGCCATCAAGCACGACCTCGACCGCTTCGGTGCGGGTGTGCCGCGGGCCTCCCCGCGACAGGCCGACGTGATTATCGTCCCGGGGACTATCGTCTCGAAGTTCGCCCCGCGGATGAAGCGCGTCTACGACCAGATGCCCGAACCGAAGTTCGTCGTCGGCATGGGGTCGTGTACCATCTCCGGCGGTCCGTTCCAGGAAGGGTACAACGTCATCAAGGGTGCAGAGGAGGTCATCCCGGTCGACATTCACGTCCCCGGCTGTCCGCCGCGTCCCGAGGCGCTCATCTACGGCATCGCCAAACTGCAGGAGCGAGTCGCAAACGGTGAGACCTCGCCGGTGACGGTCAAACCGTACGAACTCGAACAGTTCGGCGACCTCGAACGCGACGAGTTGGTACAGCACCTCGCAGACGAAATCGATGAGGAGGATCTCGTCATGCGGTACAACTGGGCGAATTCACCATGA
- a CDS encoding 5-(carboxyamino)imidazole ribonucleotide synthase, with protein sequence MNHTTPAATLGVVGGGQLGRMMGEAAGPLGVELVVSDPTPDCPAAPVVREQIVGDFDDYDAIRELAERVDVLTFEIELADPDEMQRVSEETDTPVHPDPDTLRTIQDKLVQNRALADAGIPVPEFRQVDDAEDLLAAGEELGWPLMCKARKGGYDGRGNMPAEGPEAAEEVLDALGGPALAEEMVDFERELAVMGVKGAEEVRAYPVTETIHEEEILRETASPARTDPETRERAREVAFEVLETLDGRGVYGIELFEVDGEILVNEIAPRPHNSGHWTIEGARTSQFEQHVRAVLGWPLGSAERRGPSVTTNLLGDVDEPESATLSGTDSVLESPKASLHWYGKREVRPLRKMGHVTLVDDEAMDCSALLEETRELRDGLTFE encoded by the coding sequence ATGAACCACACCACGCCAGCCGCGACGCTGGGCGTCGTCGGCGGCGGACAACTCGGACGGATGATGGGCGAGGCCGCCGGCCCGCTGGGCGTCGAGTTGGTCGTCTCGGACCCGACGCCGGACTGTCCGGCCGCACCGGTCGTCCGCGAGCAAATCGTCGGCGACTTCGACGACTACGACGCGATTCGAGAACTCGCAGAGCGCGTCGACGTACTCACTTTCGAAATCGAACTCGCGGACCCCGACGAGATGCAGCGGGTCAGCGAGGAGACGGACACGCCGGTCCATCCCGACCCCGACACCTTGCGTACGATTCAGGACAAACTCGTCCAGAACCGAGCGCTCGCCGACGCCGGGATTCCGGTTCCCGAGTTCCGACAGGTCGACGACGCAGAGGACCTGCTGGCGGCCGGCGAGGAACTGGGCTGGCCGCTGATGTGTAAGGCCCGAAAGGGCGGCTACGACGGTCGCGGGAACATGCCAGCGGAAGGTCCCGAGGCGGCCGAAGAGGTTTTGGACGCCCTCGGCGGCCCCGCTCTGGCCGAGGAGATGGTCGACTTCGAGCGCGAACTCGCGGTGATGGGCGTGAAAGGGGCCGAGGAGGTCCGTGCCTATCCGGTTACCGAGACGATTCACGAAGAAGAGATTCTCCGAGAGACGGCGTCTCCGGCACGTACCGACCCTGAAACCAGAGAGCGCGCCCGCGAGGTTGCTTTCGAGGTACTGGAGACCCTCGACGGCCGCGGTGTCTACGGTATCGAGCTGTTCGAAGTCGACGGCGAGATACTCGTCAACGAAATCGCTCCCCGGCCGCACAACTCCGGGCACTGGACCATCGAGGGCGCACGCACCTCGCAGTTCGAACAGCACGTCCGAGCGGTGTTGGGGTGGCCTCTCGGGTCGGCCGAGCGCCGCGGCCCGAGCGTGACGACGAACCTGCTCGGCGACGTCGACGAACCCGAAAGCGCGACCCTGTCGGGAACCGATTCGGTCCTCGAATCGCCGAAAGCGTCGCTACACTGGTACGGGAAACGCGAGGTCCGGCCGCTCCGGAAGATGGGCCACGTCACGTTGGTCGACGACGAGGCGATGGACTGTTCGGCGCTGCTGGAAGAAACGCGAGAACTGCGCGACGGGCTGACCTTCGAGTAG